The genomic window CCAAGCTCCTTCTTCGCATCGATAAGCCATTGCGTCAACGCTGCTTTATCAAGGTCGGGATAGATCGGGGCCGGCGACAGAAGGCCGAGCTTGAGCGAATCGAGGCGATTGTCGCGAAATTCGTCATATCGCTGATCGTTCGGCTTTTTGACCTCTTGCGAATAACGCACGATCTGTGTCGCGATCGAGCCGAGCCGCGACGGCGATATCGAAGTAAAGGCAAGGCGATTCGCCATACGCGGCAGTGCCGCATAAGCACGCGCGATCTGTGCCCATGCCGGTGCGTATTGAGCATTGAGCTTTGGTTGTTTTGCAAGCCCGGCTTTAAGCTCGGCTTCTTCTTTCTCTTTCTTTGCGAATTGCTTCGGGTCAAGAAGGCCGTCCTGCTGCCCGGATAAACGCTTGAGTGAGTTGCTAAGCGAGCGGATCGTGCTATGTGCCTGCCGTGCCTGCTCCGGCCCGCGTTTCGAGTAGTCCTCGAGGGCCTTGAGCCGCGATCCCCAAATCAGCTTCTGAAGCGGATTGCCGACATCGCGCTGATATTTTAGCTGTGCAACGGTCAGCAGGCGTGATGTTGAGCCCGGATTGCCAGGCAAAACGATGAACTCGCCGTCCTGTGCTCCTTTTGCCGACCACTTGAAATAATTGGGCGTTTTGATCGGCTTGCCGTCCTCATAAACACGCAGGAAGGTAACATCGAGGTCATGCCTCGGAAATACGAAATTGTCATAATCGCCGCCGAAGAAAGCGATCTGCTCCTCGGGTGCGAAAACGATGCGCAGATCGGTGTACTTTTTGAAACGGTACAACCAATACTCGCCGCCGCTGTAAAATGAGATAACCTCGCATTTAAGCGCCGTCGCAGCGGCACATTCACGCTCGATAGCCGCGCGTTCGATCTTTCGCTGCTCGCCCGCTTGCTTGTCGGTCGCCCCTTTTCTGACGGCCGAGGTTACGCGGCCGGTAACATTCTCGAAGGAGAGCAAAACGTTCGCTTCAAGGTCGGGCACGCGGATCTCATCCTTCTGGCTTTTGGCGTAAAACCCGTCCTTTATGTAGTCGTTCTCCTTTGTCGAGGATTTCGAGAGCTGGCCGCTCGCAACGTGCTGATTGGTAACAAGCAAGCCGTTCGGCGAGACAAAGCTGGACGACCCGCCGTCGCTGAGCCGTACACTCGCAAGCCGCAGGTTGTCGAGCCACTCCTTTGTCGGTTCGAAGTTATAGCGCTCTTTCCACTGCTTGAGCGGCGGATTATCAAAGGTCCACATTCCTTCATCGGCGTATCCTGCGGATGCAAGGGTGAAACTCAAAAGAATCAGAGACGTTAAAATTCTTTTCATTGCCAATACCTCAAATTGTCGATCTAATACAACGTAGTCAAAATGCCGCGATATGTCGAGTTAGCGCAGCAGCTTCTCCACCTCATCGACAGCTCGGCGCGTACGCTCGGCAAAGCTTCCGGTCAGCTCAACGAACGGAACCGTACCCGCTGTTAGACGCTCCTTAAAGCGGCAGTGCATCCAATCGCGTATCATCTCGCCGTCACGCACGCCGTCCTGAACGAACGGCACGTCCGGCGTCGGGATCAGATACAGGTCTGCCTTATCGAGTGCTCCTATCGCATCAACCTCCGCGTCGCGGCGGTTCTCGTACCGCTCGAACCAAGTGCCTGTCGTAAAAGCATTCGTATCACAGATCAGCACTCGGTTCGCGTTTCGTGCGGCCTCGTTCTCGCGCCGCTGCTGCTCCTGTGCGATATGCACGAAATCTTCGCGCGTCCACCAAACTGACGGCTTGTCCGGCGTCAGCGCACGTATCTTCTCTTCCCAATTCTCGCGGCCGTATTCGGCGACCCACAGCGTGTCGAAGTGCTCAGCCAGATGCCGTGCCAACGTGGTCTTTCCGGTTGACTCAGCCCCTATGAGAACGACCCTCTTGACAAAATAGGCACGTACGCAAGGCTCAAGGGACTGCAAGTTGTCGAGCGGTGCGGCTAATATGGCTGCCGACGAGAGATCTTCAGTCTCGCGTGCGCGTTCGATCTCAAAGAATTTCGCCCCGATCACGCGTGCATATTCCGCCGGCGAAGGGTCGCCGCCAAACACGATATCCGCTCCGGCACGCTGCCCGTTGTCGGTGAGTTCTATCCCGCAATCAGGATGTATCTCTTTGAGCCAGCTCATTCGCAGATCTGCTGCGATGGCATCATTCGCTCGAGTGTCGATAGCCACTGTCAGCATATCAACTCGACGGCGGGCCGTCCCGATCAGCTGCTTGTGTCCCAAGTGCGGCGGACAGAACCTTCCCGTGATCAGGCCTCGTGTCATACTGCGGCCGCTCCTTCAAGCCAGCTCTCGCGCCACTTGTAGTAGCCGACGAACGCCAGCCCCAAAAAGATCGCATACAGCACGGCCGTAAGATACAGCTCTTTATAGATATACAAAGGCACGTAAATGGCATCCACTGCGATCCAAAAGAGCCAATTTTCCAATAGTTTACGGTTGAGGAGCCACTGCCCGCACAGGCTGAATGATGTGGTAAGCGAATCAAAAGGAGACGCCGACCCGCCGACCTTGCTGAGAAATGTCCAAAGCAGGAGAG from Chloracidobacterium sp. includes these protein-coding regions:
- a CDS encoding S46 family peptidase; protein product: MKRILTSLILLSFTLASAGYADEGMWTFDNPPLKQWKERYNFEPTKEWLDNLRLASVRLSDGGSSSFVSPNGLLVTNQHVASGQLSKSSTKENDYIKDGFYAKSQKDEIRVPDLEANVLLSFENVTGRVTSAVRKGATDKQAGEQRKIERAAIERECAAATALKCEVISFYSGGEYWLYRFKKYTDLRIVFAPEEQIAFFGGDYDNFVFPRHDLDVTFLRVYEDGKPIKTPNYFKWSAKGAQDGEFIVLPGNPGSTSRLLTVAQLKYQRDVGNPLQKLIWGSRLKALEDYSKRGPEQARQAHSTIRSLSNSLKRLSGQQDGLLDPKQFAKKEKEEAELKAGLAKQPKLNAQYAPAWAQIARAYAALPRMANRLAFTSISPSRLGSIATQIVRYSQEVKKPNDQRYDEFRDNRLDSLKLGLLSPAPIYPDLDKAALTQWLIDAKKELGPNDPFIRAVLGTREPAEVVSEAIDKTTLKDPAARKALLDGGSAAVDASTDPLIVIARKIEPIIRELRAWNETNIANVDAAAGEKIAKARFAVYGRTIPPDANFNLRISYGRVKGYEEDTTLVPYKTTFYGLYDRADSFNQMEPWNLPPRWQNGRDKLDLSTPLDFVYTADTIGGNSGSPVVNRNGEFVGINFDSNNQKLSNRYWYVDEADGGRAVGVHSAGILEALKKLYKADSLVNELLAR
- a CDS encoding AAA family ATPase, which encodes MTRGLITGRFCPPHLGHKQLIGTARRRVDMLTVAIDTRANDAIAADLRMSWLKEIHPDCGIELTDNGQRAGADIVFGGDPSPAEYARVIGAKFFEIERARETEDLSSAAILAAPLDNLQSLEPCVRAYFVKRVVLIGAESTGKTTLARHLAEHFDTLWVAEYGRENWEEKIRALTPDKPSVWWTREDFVHIAQEQQRRENEAARNANRVLICDTNAFTTGTWFERYENRRDAEVDAIGALDKADLYLIPTPDVPFVQDGVRDGEMIRDWMHCRFKERLTAGTVPFVELTGSFAERTRRAVDEVEKLLR